The sequence AACGCTCCGCTGCTGTGGCGCAGGTTGCCGGTGTCCGGCGCGAAGGACCAGTTGTCGAGCCCGGCGAAGGGGATCCTCCGGATCTCGGTGCCGCAGGTGACCCGGTGGAAGTCGAGCCACTCCAGGATCTCGGCGGTCGTGCGGTGGGCGCCCCGCGTCGTCGCGGCCGAGCGGGCGAGACGCTCGGTGGTCCCGGCACGCGAGCGCGGGACGAGGCGGGTCCGGGGACTCATGCCCGGCCCCCGCTCTCCTTGACCGGCTTCCACCATCGCGGGTTGTCCCGGTACCAGGCGACGGTCTCGGCGAGGCCGCGGTCGAAGGAGGTGAGGGGCCGGTGGCCGAGCTCCTTCTCGATCTTGGACTGGTCGAGGGCGTAGCGGCGGTCGTGTCCCTTGCGGTCGGTGACATGGTCGATCATGTCGACGTCCACCCCGCAGAGTTCGACGATCCGGTGGGCGAGCGTCAGGTTCGGCACGGCTGAGCCGGAGCCTATGTTGTACGCCTCGCCGGCCCGGCCGCCGGTCAGGACGCGCTGCACGGCACGGCAGTGGTCGTCGACGTGGAGCCACTCGCGGATCTGCTGTCCGTCCCCGTACACGGGGATGCGACGGCCTTCGAGAAGGTTGGTGACCGCGAGCGGGATGAACTTCTCGGGGTGCTGGTACGGCCCGTAGTTGTTGGAGCAGCGGGTGACCGAGACGTTCAGCCGGTGAGTGCGGAAGTAGGCGAGCGCGATGAGGTCGGAGGAGGCCTTGGAGGCCGCGTACGGGGAGTTGGCGAGGAGCGGGGACTCCTCGGTCCAGAAACCCTCGTCGATGGAACCGTACACCTCGTCCGTGGAGATGTGCACGACCCGCCCGACGCCGACCGCGAGGGCTGCCTCCATGACGGCCTGGGTGCCCTCCACGTTGGTGCGGACGAACGCGGCACCGCTCTCGATGGACCGGTCGACGTGACTCTCGGCCGCGAAGTGAACCACCGCGTCCTGGCCTTCGAGCACGCTGTGGAGCAGGGCGCGGTCGAGGATGTCGCCCCGGACGAAGGTGAGCCGCGGGTGCGCGGCGGGGAGGTTCTCCCGGTTGCCGGCGTAGGTGAGTGCGTCGAGGACGGTGATGTGCGCGTCCTCGTATCCCGGGTATCCCCCGTCGAGCATGGTCCGTACATAGTGGGAGCCGATGAATCCGGCGCCGCCGGTGACGAGGATTCTCATGAGATCACGTCGCAGTCGGAGTTCCACGTTCGAGACATGTTCCTGTGCCCTTTGCGGTGAGGAGATGGGGTGCCGTGCGATGGGGCGTCTTTCAGATGGCTGGTTCGAGGAGTGAACGGCCGACGTAGGCCGCCAGGTGTTCACCGGTGCGTGTGGCGCGGCCGGCGATCAGCTCGGCCGGGGTGCCTTCGAAGACGATCCGGCCGCCGTCCTGGCCGGCGCCGGGGCCGACGTCGACGATCCAGTCGGCGTGTGCCATCACGGCCTGGTGGTGCTCGACGACGATGACGGACCTTCCCGCGTCCACGAGCCGGTCGAAGAGCCGGAGCAGCCGTTCCACGTCGGCGAGGTGGAGTCCGGAGGTCGGCTCGTCCAGGACGATCACCCCGCCCTTCTCGCCCAGGTGCGTGGCGAGTTTCAGCCGCTGGCGCTCACCGCCGGAGAGGGTGGTGAGCGGCCGGCCGAGGGAGAGGTGGTCGAGGCCGACGTCGG is a genomic window of Streptomyces sp. YPW6 containing:
- the rfbB gene encoding dTDP-glucose 4,6-dehydratase encodes the protein MRILVTGGAGFIGSHYVRTMLDGGYPGYEDAHITVLDALTYAGNRENLPAAHPRLTFVRGDILDRALLHSVLEGQDAVVHFAAESHVDRSIESGAAFVRTNVEGTQAVMEAALAVGVGRVVHISTDEVYGSIDEGFWTEESPLLANSPYAASKASSDLIALAYFRTHRLNVSVTRCSNNYGPYQHPEKFIPLAVTNLLEGRRIPVYGDGQQIREWLHVDDHCRAVQRVLTGGRAGEAYNIGSGSAVPNLTLAHRIVELCGVDVDMIDHVTDRKGHDRRYALDQSKIEKELGHRPLTSFDRGLAETVAWYRDNPRWWKPVKESGGRA